Proteins from a genomic interval of Xanthomonas sp. AM6:
- a CDS encoding CD225/dispanin family protein yields MSTVSPVTPPPAPTPGAIPNHLAWAIIATVLGFCLCCPAIIPGIVAIVYSSKVNGLLNQGDLEGARRASNSAKTWCWVTTALAIIGLLINIGMVATGGMQSYMEYVNQMQQMS; encoded by the coding sequence ATGAGCACCGTCAGCCCCGTCACGCCCCCGCCCGCCCCCACGCCCGGCGCGATCCCCAATCACCTGGCCTGGGCGATCATCGCCACGGTGCTCGGCTTCTGCCTGTGCTGCCCGGCGATCATCCCCGGCATCGTCGCGATCGTGTACTCCAGCAAGGTCAACGGCCTGCTCAACCAGGGCGACCTGGAAGGCGCGCGGCGCGCTTCCAACAGCGCCAAGACCTGGTGCTGGGTGACCACCGCGCTGGCCATCATCGGCCTGCTGATCAACATCGGCATGGTCGCCACCGGCGGCATGCAGAGCTACATGGAATACGTGAACCAGATGCAGCAGATGAGCTGA
- a CDS encoding DUF2752 domain-containing protein — protein sequence MRAWQQRACLGAGAALAAAGATLLYRFDPNAADNPFAPCLFHALTGYYCPGCGMTRALHALVHLDPLGAFAMNPGAMLGLAVLPGLIAWKAGWRAAWFAPVVALVARPNFWLLALPGYWIARNLPWFPFTLLAPG from the coding sequence ATGCGCGCCTGGCAACAACGGGCGTGCCTGGGCGCCGGCGCCGCGCTTGCGGCGGCCGGCGCCACGCTGCTGTACCGGTTCGATCCCAACGCCGCGGACAATCCGTTCGCGCCGTGCCTGTTCCACGCGCTGACCGGCTACTACTGCCCCGGCTGCGGCATGACCCGCGCCTTGCACGCCCTGGTGCACCTGGATCCGCTCGGCGCGTTCGCGATGAATCCCGGGGCGATGCTGGGCCTGGCCGTGCTGCCCGGCCTGATCGCATGGAAGGCCGGATGGCGCGCGGCGTGGTTCGCGCCGGTGGTGGCGCTGGTGGCGCGGCCGAACTTCTGGCTGCTGGCGCTGCCCGGCTACTGGATCGCGCGCAACCTGCCGTGGTTCCCGTTCACCCTGCTCGCGCCGGGCTAG
- the erpA gene encoding iron-sulfur cluster insertion protein ErpA produces the protein MSTLVSLPSAAPAPDYQSLERPLNFTHAAAAKVRELIREEGNDALALRVYIQGGGCSGFQYGFEFDENRAEDDLSVRTDEVTLLVDPLSLQYLMGAEVDYSEGLHGAQFVIRNPNAKTTCGCGSSFSV, from the coding sequence ATGAGCACTCTCGTTTCCCTGCCCAGTGCCGCGCCCGCGCCCGACTACCAGTCGCTGGAGCGGCCGCTGAACTTCACCCACGCCGCCGCGGCCAAGGTGCGCGAGCTGATCCGCGAGGAAGGCAACGACGCGCTGGCGTTGCGCGTGTACATCCAGGGCGGCGGCTGTTCCGGCTTCCAGTACGGCTTCGAGTTCGACGAGAACCGGGCCGAGGACGACCTGTCGGTGCGCACCGACGAGGTCACCCTGCTGGTCGACCCGCTGAGCCTGCAGTACCTGATGGGCGCGGAAGTGGATTACAGCGAGGGCCTGCACGGCGCGCAGTTCGTGATCCGCAACCCCAACGCCAAGACCACCTGCGGCTGCGGCAGCAGCTTCAGCGTGTAG
- the nudC gene encoding NAD(+) diphosphatase, which produces MSDLTSPSFVFADAVIDRADALRNDPDALRRAWPEARLLLLDADGNAYADAQGQPLALTGAALGDAAAQAIFLGLRDGSAWFALAATTLDAQLDPPQRIDLRRAAAEWPAAASSLFAYARGMLHWQSRTRFCGVCGGVVAFGRGGFLGTCTQCASEHYPRVDPAVIVAVSDGQRLLLGRQASWPARRYSVIAGFVEPGESLEQTVAREVAEETQVRVRPGSCRYYGAQPWPFPGALMLGFRALAEPDAPQVDGELEDARWFGRDEIGAALERAATLGDGADDGHGLRLPPRISIARALVADWYRRAGEHG; this is translated from the coding sequence ATGTCCGACCTGACTTCCCCCTCCTTCGTGTTCGCCGACGCGGTCATCGACCGCGCCGATGCGTTGCGCAACGATCCCGACGCGCTGCGCCGCGCCTGGCCCGAGGCGCGCCTGCTGCTGCTCGATGCCGACGGCAACGCCTACGCCGACGCGCAGGGCCAGCCGCTGGCGCTGACCGGCGCGGCGCTGGGCGACGCCGCCGCGCAGGCGATCTTCCTCGGCCTGCGCGACGGCAGCGCCTGGTTCGCGCTGGCCGCGACCACGCTCGATGCCCAGCTCGACCCGCCGCAGCGCATCGACCTGCGCCGCGCCGCGGCCGAGTGGCCGGCCGCCGCCTCGAGCCTGTTCGCCTATGCGCGCGGCATGCTGCACTGGCAGTCGCGCACCCGCTTCTGCGGCGTGTGCGGCGGCGTCGTCGCGTTCGGCCGCGGCGGCTTCCTCGGCACCTGCACGCAGTGCGCCAGCGAGCACTATCCGCGCGTGGATCCGGCGGTGATCGTCGCGGTCAGCGACGGCCAGCGGCTGCTGCTGGGCCGCCAGGCGAGTTGGCCGGCGCGGCGCTATTCGGTGATCGCCGGGTTCGTCGAACCGGGCGAGTCGCTGGAGCAGACCGTGGCGCGCGAAGTGGCCGAGGAAACCCAGGTGCGGGTCCGCCCCGGCAGCTGCCGCTACTACGGCGCGCAGCCGTGGCCGTTCCCCGGCGCGCTGATGCTCGGTTTCCGCGCGCTGGCCGAGCCCGATGCGCCGCAGGTGGATGGCGAACTGGAGGATGCGCGCTGGTTCGGGCGCGACGAGATCGGCGCGGCCCTGGAGCGCGCGGCGACGCTGGGCGATGGCGCCGACGACGGCCACGGCCTGCGCCTGCCGCCGCGGATTTCCATCGCGCGCGCGCTGGTGGCGGACTGGTATCGCCGCGCCGGCGAGCACGGCTAG
- a CDS encoding polymer-forming cytoskeletal protein: MFGNKNGRSSGQTVVDTLIGAQVVIRGDLVFSGGLYVEGRILGKVLAEDGAPATLTLSEHGSIEGEVRAPVVVINGQLIGDVHAAERVELAPKARVQGNVHYQVVEMNAGAQLTGRLIHAGSMAALAPPEQLHEEPQAEPAQRVLAKADA; encoded by the coding sequence ATGTTCGGGAACAAGAACGGTCGCAGCAGCGGCCAGACCGTGGTCGATACCTTGATCGGCGCGCAGGTGGTGATCCGGGGCGATCTGGTGTTCAGCGGCGGCCTGTACGTGGAAGGGCGCATCCTCGGCAAGGTGCTGGCCGAGGACGGCGCGCCGGCGACGCTGACCCTGTCCGAGCACGGCAGCATCGAGGGCGAGGTGCGTGCGCCGGTGGTGGTCATCAACGGCCAGCTGATCGGCGACGTGCATGCCGCCGAGCGCGTGGAACTGGCGCCGAAGGCCCGGGTGCAGGGCAACGTGCACTACCAGGTGGTGGAGATGAACGCCGGCGCGCAGCTGACCGGGCGGCTGATCCATGCCGGCAGCATGGCCGCGCTGGCCCCGCCGGAGCAGTTGCACGAGGAGCCGCAGGCCGAGCCGGCGCAGCGCGTGCTGGCCAAGGCGGACGCTTGA
- a CDS encoding DUF2752 domain-containing protein: MLPRGRPLPRWLPLAALSAAAAAATLVLRRVDPNVPGNPLPACPFYALTGLYCPGCGSTRCLHALVHLDLAHALASNPLLVVALPLLAIMALNAAGLRMRPLAPLLKILADPRLWLWLLLGYAVLRNLPWFPFVLLAPH, encoded by the coding sequence ATGCTTCCGCGCGGCCGCCCCCTGCCCCGCTGGCTGCCGCTGGCCGCGCTGAGCGCCGCCGCCGCGGCGGCGACGCTGGTGCTGCGCCGGGTCGATCCCAACGTGCCGGGCAATCCGTTGCCGGCCTGTCCGTTCTACGCCCTCACCGGGCTGTACTGCCCCGGCTGCGGCAGCACCCGCTGCCTGCATGCGCTGGTGCACCTGGACCTGGCCCACGCGCTGGCCAGCAATCCGCTGCTGGTGGTGGCCCTGCCGCTGCTGGCGATCATGGCGCTCAATGCCGCCGGACTGCGCATGCGCCCGCTGGCGCCGCTGCTGAAGATCCTCGCCGATCCGCGCCTGTGGCTGTGGCTGCTGCTCGGCTACGCCGTGCTGCGCAACCTGCCATGGTTCCCGTTCGTGCTGCTCGCGCCGCATTGA
- a CDS encoding CD225/dispanin family protein, with protein sequence MNTTAPQVSNNLVWAILSTLFCCLPLGIVSIVFASQVNTKLAAGDITGARESSEKAKKWAIYSVIAWVVLVVLYLIFIFALGGLGMMQQSTTSY encoded by the coding sequence ATGAATACCACCGCACCGCAAGTGTCCAACAACCTCGTCTGGGCGATCCTGAGCACGCTGTTCTGCTGCCTGCCGCTGGGCATCGTCTCGATCGTGTTCGCCTCGCAGGTCAACACCAAGCTCGCCGCCGGCGACATCACCGGCGCCCGCGAATCGTCGGAGAAGGCCAAGAAGTGGGCGATCTACTCGGTCATCGCCTGGGTCGTGCTGGTCGTGCTGTACCTGATCTTCATCTTCGCCCTGGGCGGCCTGGGCATGATGCAGCAGTCCACCACGTCGTACTGA